One Aerococcus urinaeequi DNA segment encodes these proteins:
- a CDS encoding SNF2-related protein, which produces MKWSIPSKIIEQGRALVKENRVLKVVPDEENTVWRAEVLDDDTYTVILDGTAKEEDVCQCQVFQKKGYCEHTVAVELFLREMGMTRVHQFNEELKRYPEVDDEAELQVNEVLEGYLSHRQVTSPVKRLPRTSRVKVTLEIQFDEVRPYIISYEDIAYLRIRVGVNNLYYVTDMDNFFQAVVQDTLYILPNRDREEIWLSPSTLGQDTYDLLVELANAYSLRNKWLLLVMNTPENKKNTQRFYLMGEELNRLKDLYLADNRISIRFKLDGNAIKPTFSNDKALVFSLKKDNDLYQLTWDQSVNWLAQYGLLIQDETLYETTQDSNFYDDLRFLQGFFAENDYQITLPEEEMTYFISLFGRTLMAYSEIDQLDQVFELYREDLQVHVTLDVEGTDLYVTPEYQYGEFLVSDEAENQVLPDDNTILVRDFSGEVSVENTLKALGFVSEKGAFVQRFDNLTDVMTNIENFGRLFIDRWDIKYGKFLRNVYDNKVNATVKMTPSDGSRFLSVDFELSDVEPVEVDRILNAIMENEAYIRLRDGRIIDVQNTMDDEQKRMLQQISAANNEWQNGDVVPIFQTLRFQTLVDGNEVFEEFYDDIVRAKDKDYTPSASLKATLSDYQETSVKWFRGLAKYQLGGLLADEMGLGKTVQTISFILDYIENNPHEKSLVLAPASVLYNWAHEFKRFTPSLNVAVVDGTIDEREAIRRDDTIDVWLTSYQSYRNDQEAYQKVNLDILVLDEAQAIKNDNTILYRSVKKQVAAMRIGLSGTPMENNLNEFWALMQIIVPGLLPNKHEFQKLSVGEIARIASPFVLRRTKNDVALQLPTKTVTDRFSMLDPEQKNIYLAYLKKIQDQLNNDSSEAGHMHMELLAGITRLRQICCHPRLVKNDYTGQSGKFEYFKVMLKRAIESGRKVLVFSQFTSMLDVMSEYLAEEGIDYYMMTGQTNKKVRQEQVDEFNTGDKSVFLISLRAGGVGINLTGADTIFLYDLWWNPAVEEQAIGRAHRIGQKKDVEVVRFITEGTIEQRIAELQEEKRYLFEQLFDDGDQAGSQSLSLDDLKFILGVSQAL; this is translated from the coding sequence ATGAAGTGGAGTATTCCAAGTAAGATAATCGAGCAAGGCCGTGCTTTGGTAAAGGAAAATCGGGTGCTTAAAGTAGTACCAGATGAAGAAAATACTGTTTGGCGTGCAGAAGTGCTTGATGATGACACGTATACCGTGATCTTAGATGGAACTGCTAAAGAAGAGGATGTTTGTCAGTGCCAAGTTTTTCAGAAAAAAGGCTACTGCGAACATACAGTTGCAGTAGAACTTTTCTTAAGAGAAATGGGCATGACGCGCGTCCACCAATTTAATGAAGAATTGAAACGTTATCCAGAAGTAGATGATGAAGCAGAACTACAAGTGAATGAAGTCCTTGAAGGTTATTTAAGTCATCGTCAAGTAACCAGTCCTGTGAAACGTTTGCCGCGAACTAGTCGAGTGAAAGTGACACTAGAAATTCAATTTGATGAAGTAAGACCTTATATTATTTCTTACGAAGATATTGCTTACTTACGAATTCGCGTAGGTGTCAACAACCTGTACTACGTGACAGATATGGATAATTTCTTCCAAGCTGTTGTCCAAGATACCTTATATATTTTGCCAAATCGTGACCGTGAAGAAATTTGGTTATCGCCTTCAACACTAGGCCAAGATACCTATGACTTGCTAGTTGAATTAGCCAATGCATACAGCTTACGAAATAAATGGCTTTTACTAGTCATGAACACACCAGAAAATAAAAAAAATACCCAACGCTTTTATTTAATGGGTGAGGAATTGAATCGCTTGAAAGATTTATATCTTGCAGATAACCGGATTTCTATCCGCTTTAAATTAGATGGTAATGCTATAAAACCGACCTTTTCAAATGATAAAGCCCTGGTATTTAGTCTGAAGAAAGACAATGACCTGTATCAATTAACTTGGGATCAATCAGTCAATTGGCTGGCGCAATATGGTTTACTGATTCAAGATGAAACCTTATATGAAACCACTCAAGACAGCAATTTCTATGATGATTTGCGCTTTTTACAAGGATTCTTTGCGGAGAATGACTATCAAATCACCTTGCCAGAAGAAGAAATGACCTACTTTATCAGTTTATTTGGCCGGACTCTGATGGCTTACAGTGAAATTGACCAATTAGACCAAGTCTTTGAATTATACCGGGAAGACTTGCAAGTGCATGTGACACTTGACGTTGAGGGGACAGATTTATATGTGACCCCTGAATATCAGTACGGTGAATTTTTAGTATCAGATGAGGCAGAAAATCAAGTATTACCAGATGATAACACAATTTTAGTCCGAGACTTTTCGGGCGAAGTATCGGTTGAAAACACCTTGAAAGCTTTAGGCTTTGTCTCGGAAAAAGGTGCCTTCGTCCAACGTTTCGACAACTTGACTGACGTCATGACCAATATTGAAAATTTCGGTCGTTTATTCATTGACCGATGGGACATTAAATATGGTAAATTCCTGCGCAATGTCTATGACAACAAAGTCAATGCAACTGTGAAAATGACACCAAGTGACGGGAGTCGATTCTTGTCAGTAGATTTTGAATTATCTGACGTTGAACCAGTTGAAGTGGACCGTATTTTAAACGCCATTATGGAAAATGAAGCATATATTCGTTTACGTGACGGCCGGATTATCGATGTCCAAAATACCATGGACGACGAGCAGAAGCGTATGCTTCAACAAATCTCTGCAGCTAATAACGAATGGCAAAACGGGGATGTGGTCCCCATTTTCCAAACGCTACGGTTCCAAACCTTGGTGGACGGGAATGAAGTATTTGAAGAATTCTACGACGATATCGTACGAGCTAAAGATAAAGACTACACGCCATCAGCTAGTCTAAAGGCTACCTTGTCTGACTACCAAGAGACGTCAGTGAAATGGTTTAGAGGACTTGCCAAATACCAATTGGGCGGCCTATTAGCAGATGAGATGGGGCTAGGAAAAACAGTTCAAACGATTTCCTTTATCCTAGACTATATCGAAAATAATCCGCATGAAAAATCATTGGTATTAGCGCCAGCGTCTGTTTTATATAACTGGGCACATGAATTTAAACGATTTACGCCATCCTTAAATGTAGCAGTAGTTGACGGGACCATTGATGAACGGGAGGCGATTCGCCGAGATGATACTATCGACGTATGGTTGACTTCTTACCAATCGTACCGAAATGACCAAGAGGCTTATCAAAAAGTGAATCTGGACATCTTAGTCTTAGATGAAGCGCAAGCCATCAAAAATGACAACACCATCTTATATAGATCGGTCAAGAAACAAGTGGCGGCGATGCGGATTGGTTTATCAGGGACACCAATGGAGAATAACTTGAATGAGTTCTGGGCCTTGATGCAGATTATCGTGCCCGGATTATTACCGAATAAGCATGAGTTCCAAAAATTATCAGTAGGAGAAATTGCCCGAATTGCTAGTCCATTCGTCCTACGTCGTACCAAGAATGATGTGGCCTTACAATTACCGACGAAAACTGTTACGGATAGATTTAGTATGCTGGACCCTGAACAAAAGAATATTTACCTGGCCTACCTGAAGAAAATTCAAGACCAGTTAAACAACGATTCGTCGGAAGCAGGACATATGCATATGGAATTATTGGCGGGGATTACACGATTGCGTCAAATTTGTTGCCATCCTCGTTTAGTGAAAAATGACTACACTGGTCAATCCGGTAAATTCGAATACTTCAAGGTCATGTTGAAACGTGCCATCGAATCAGGTCGTAAAGTATTGGTATTCTCTCAATTTACGAGCATGTTAGATGTGATGTCTGAGTACCTAGCTGAAGAGGGTATTGACTACTACATGATGACTGGTCAAACCAATAAAAAAGTCCGTCAAGAACAAGTAGACGAATTCAATACCGGCGATAAATCAGTCTTCTTGATTTCATTACGTGCTGGCGGGGTAGGGATCAACTTGACTGGCGCAGATACCATCTTCTTATATGATTTATGGTGGAACCCAGCAGTTGAAGAGCAAGCTATTGGCCGTGCCCACCGGATTGGTCAGAAGAAAGATGTTGAAGTTGTTCGCTTTATTACGGAAGGGACAATTGAGCAACGTATTGCTGAACTTCAAGAAGAGAAGCGCTACCTATTCGAACAATTATTTGATGACGGTGACCAAGCAGGTAGTCAAAGTCTAAGCTTGGATGACCTGAAATTTATCCTTGGTGTGAGCCAAGCCTTATAA
- the lspA gene encoding signal peptidase II has product MLLNYLLIAILVGIDQFVKYWTVANFAVNEGQDFIPGILSFFYIQNDGAAWGIFSGQMWLFYIITVAVVAVLVYMLHKEAKGAPLLAIGLSFMIAGALGNFIDRLHLNYVIDMFRLEFMDFPIFNVADVCLTIGVIMMIVYMIITPEDQLEKRTANK; this is encoded by the coding sequence ATGTTACTGAATTATCTATTAATTGCAATTTTAGTTGGTATTGACCAATTCGTGAAGTATTGGACAGTGGCCAATTTTGCTGTCAATGAAGGGCAAGATTTCATACCAGGCATTCTTTCCTTCTTTTATATCCAAAATGATGGAGCTGCTTGGGGAATTTTCTCAGGGCAAATGTGGCTATTTTATATCATTACTGTTGCTGTTGTGGCAGTCCTCGTCTATATGCTCCACAAGGAAGCTAAAGGCGCGCCGCTACTGGCTATAGGTCTTTCCTTTATGATTGCAGGAGCCTTGGGTAACTTTATCGACCGCCTGCATTTAAACTACGTGATCGACATGTTTCGATTAGAATTTATGGATTTTCCAATATTTAATGTAGCGGATGTTTGTTTAACCATTGGTGTCATTATGATGATTGTCTACATGATTATTACACCTGAAGACCAATTGGAAAAAAGAACCGCTAACAAGTGA
- a CDS encoding YneF family protein produces the protein MLSTGAWILIVIIAAILGAVGGFFIARKYMVNYFEENPPISDDMIRSMMMSMGQKPSEKRVRQITQSMKKSNKKSK, from the coding sequence ATGCTAAGTACAGGAGCTTGGATTTTAATCGTAATTATCGCAGCTATTTTAGGTGCTGTTGGGGGATTCTTTATCGCCCGTAAATATATGGTGAACTATTTTGAAGAAAATCCACCAATTTCTGATGACATGATTCGTTCAATGATGATGTCAATGGGTCAAAAACCTTCAGAAAAACGTGTGCGTCAAATCACACAATCTATGAAGAAATCGAACAAAAAATCTAAATGA
- a CDS encoding AI-2E family transporter: MTRATFWKQVFLHTIQNIKLYVGAEAKLLLLTVIIYGVGFWVLDIHLAWLMAIGISLVALLPVIGAGVVFIPWILIEWLQGDTQVGWWLFAIYLGVELLTEILQPLLIGKDLKLPFWLPIVVTLMCTVAFNLFGVMVAGIVIPLISAYFQVKEIERAEIYDEK; this comes from the coding sequence ATGACAAGAGCCACATTTTGGAAACAAGTTTTCTTGCACACCATTCAAAACATTAAATTGTATGTCGGGGCAGAAGCCAAATTATTACTCTTAACCGTCATCATTTATGGTGTAGGTTTTTGGGTCTTAGACATTCACTTGGCCTGGTTAATGGCTATTGGGATTAGTCTAGTAGCCTTACTACCAGTTATTGGTGCAGGCGTTGTCTTCATTCCTTGGATATTGATTGAGTGGTTGCAGGGGGATACCCAAGTAGGTTGGTGGCTCTTTGCTATTTACTTAGGGGTTGAACTATTAACCGAAATCTTGCAACCACTCCTCATCGGTAAAGATTTAAAATTACCTTTTTGGTTGCCGATAGTCGTAACATTAATGTGTACCGTCGCCTTTAACTTATTTGGGGTTATGGTCGCGGGGATTGTCATTCCCTTGATATCAGCCTATTTTCAAGTAAAAGAAATCGAACGCGCTGAAATCTATGACGAGAAATAA
- a CDS encoding ABC transporter ATP-binding protein produces MEKSSQTKFSLADQVRIFKGIIGFGKPYWLPFALSFVATAIVAAISAYLPIIIQRYLDEVLGTNSATLQVTIQVAAFYFGLTLLKVAVYYFRDFTFKLTAEKTVANMRNTVYQKVVHLGMRYFDQTPNGSVVSRVTNDTETIKEFWQVFLSFFDGLLNIVAITYAMFTLDAGLALVFMAFVPVMFILIYIYQRQSTFIYGRMRVALSTLNAKLSESISGMNIIQNYGQQKRIMQEFDDVNQTYVRARVGMFKMNALLLQPAINLLEAIALVLVLYIFGFQDLQGVAINVGVVYAFTSYAKSFFQPMGQMMDSLSIFQDGMVSGSRVLALLDNPEMAPVSNPGAAGKVSEGHIQIKDLSFSYDEKKQVLHDINIDIKPGQTVAFVGQTGSGKSSIINVLMRFYEFNQGDILIDGQSIKDIPLKQLREDIGLVLQDSFMFYGDIAENIRLHGDYSDDMVRAAAQFVKADDFIESLDDGYHAKVIEGGAAFSTGQKQLLSFARSILREPKILVLDEATANIDTETEQKIQSGLANMRLGRTTIIIAHRLSTIKDADQIIVLKNGHIIEHGNHDDLIAQGGTYYNMYQLQTYSDAHQDIDEGETDDL; encoded by the coding sequence ATGGAGAAATCTAGTCAAACAAAATTTTCACTAGCTGACCAAGTGCGGATCTTCAAAGGAATTATCGGCTTTGGTAAACCGTATTGGCTACCCTTTGCCTTGTCCTTTGTGGCAACAGCAATCGTTGCAGCCATTTCAGCTTATCTACCCATTATTATCCAACGGTATTTGGATGAAGTGTTGGGGACCAATTCAGCAACCCTACAAGTGACGATACAGGTCGCAGCCTTTTATTTTGGCTTAACCCTATTAAAAGTAGCCGTTTATTATTTTAGAGACTTTACCTTCAAATTGACGGCAGAAAAAACAGTGGCCAATATGCGAAACACTGTCTACCAAAAAGTAGTGCACTTAGGTATGCGGTACTTTGACCAAACACCGAACGGGTCAGTGGTTTCACGGGTGACTAACGATACCGAAACAATCAAAGAATTTTGGCAGGTCTTTCTATCCTTCTTTGACGGTTTACTGAATATTGTGGCTATTACTTATGCCATGTTTACGCTAGATGCTGGCTTGGCCCTTGTTTTCATGGCCTTTGTACCAGTAATGTTTATTTTGATTTATATCTACCAACGTCAATCGACTTTTATTTATGGCCGGATGCGAGTAGCGCTATCTACTTTGAACGCGAAATTAAGCGAGTCTATTTCTGGGATGAATATTATTCAAAACTATGGTCAACAAAAACGTATAATGCAAGAATTCGATGACGTTAACCAAACTTATGTAAGAGCGCGTGTAGGTATGTTCAAAATGAATGCCTTGTTACTACAACCAGCCATCAACTTACTTGAAGCCATTGCCTTGGTCCTTGTCTTGTATATTTTTGGTTTCCAAGACTTGCAAGGGGTAGCCATTAATGTCGGGGTTGTATATGCCTTTACTTCTTACGCGAAATCCTTTTTCCAACCGATGGGTCAAATGATGGATTCCCTATCAATCTTCCAAGATGGTATGGTATCTGGATCGCGAGTATTGGCCTTACTGGACAATCCGGAAATGGCACCAGTTTCTAATCCAGGAGCAGCTGGTAAAGTGTCTGAAGGGCATATTCAAATCAAGGACTTGTCATTTTCATATGACGAGAAAAAACAAGTGCTACATGATATCAATATCGATATTAAACCGGGACAAACAGTGGCCTTTGTTGGCCAAACTGGTTCAGGTAAATCGTCGATTATCAATGTCTTGATGCGGTTCTATGAATTCAATCAAGGGGACATTTTAATTGACGGCCAATCTATTAAAGATATCCCGCTAAAGCAACTGAGAGAAGATATCGGCTTAGTCTTACAAGATTCTTTCATGTTCTACGGGGATATCGCTGAAAATATCCGTCTGCACGGAGACTATTCTGATGATATGGTCAGAGCTGCAGCCCAATTCGTCAAAGCTGATGACTTTATTGAATCATTAGATGACGGCTATCACGCCAAAGTAATTGAAGGCGGAGCAGCATTCTCTACAGGCCAAAAACAATTGTTATCATTTGCCCGGTCAATCTTACGAGAACCTAAAATTTTGGTATTAGACGAAGCGACAGCCAATATCGATACCGAAACAGAGCAGAAAATCCAATCTGGGTTAGCGAACATGCGACTAGGTCGGACAACCATTATCATTGCCCATCGTTTATCGACAATTAAAGATGCAGACCAAATTATTGTCCTTAAAAATGGCCACATCATCGAGCACGGCAACCATGACGACTTGATTGCACAAGGTGGCACATATTATAATATGTATCAGTTGCAGACCTATTCGGATGCACATCAAGATATAGATGAAGGGGAAACCGATGATTTATAA
- a CDS encoding viroplasmin family protein yields the protein MAKFYAVKKGKTPGIYKTWPDCQKQVKGFSGAVYKSFTSLEEAEAFMGNGSQPVSKTSQGEEIRWLTKDGKNGQVDADTMSVYVDGSFDKKSGYFGYGGVVLFQDTIKTYKGGRNTEGLAKMRNVAGEIIAAMHAVKIAQKSGVKNLVIYHDYMGIAEWALKSWQAKNDYTKEYQDYMQEQAKNLAIGFVKIAAHTGNQYNEEADQLAKDGIRQAKSANK from the coding sequence ATGGCAAAATTTTATGCAGTGAAAAAAGGAAAAACACCAGGAATCTACAAGACCTGGCCTGACTGTCAGAAACAAGTTAAGGGCTTTTCGGGTGCAGTCTATAAGTCATTTACCAGCCTAGAAGAAGCAGAAGCCTTTATGGGTAATGGGTCGCAGCCGGTGTCTAAAACGAGTCAAGGGGAAGAAATCCGCTGGCTAACTAAAGACGGTAAAAACGGCCAGGTTGATGCCGATACCATGTCCGTATATGTAGACGGCTCTTTCGATAAAAAATCTGGTTATTTTGGCTACGGGGGTGTAGTCTTATTTCAGGATACGATCAAAACTTACAAGGGTGGTCGTAACACGGAAGGATTAGCTAAAATGCGGAATGTAGCCGGTGAAATTATCGCGGCTATGCATGCGGTTAAAATTGCACAAAAATCAGGGGTTAAGAATCTTGTGATTTACCATGATTATATGGGGATCGCTGAGTGGGCCCTAAAATCTTGGCAGGCCAAAAATGATTATACTAAGGAATATCAGGACTATATGCAAGAGCAGGCCAAGAATCTAGCTATCGGATTTGTGAAAATCGCAGCCCACACAGGTAATCAATATAATGAGGAAGCTGACCAATTAGCTAAAGACGGGATTCGCCAAGCCAAATCAGCTAATAAATAA
- a CDS encoding lysophospholipid acyltransferase family protein translates to MIYNILLTLICWFIQLINGPTKIDIDEAFDPEANYLVVGPHRSILDPIFIAMALRPRQMAFMAKKELLANKFLTWFFTTINIIPVDREKPSASTIKQAVRTIKEGEKYVGLFPTGSRYSDEIKDGAVSMAKMGKAEILPVTYQGPVGIRDLFTWKKANRAKVRVGKPIQLPDVKRLSDEDNKAINQAIKDAFIENDRILDPNYTYDLAGAVAKRDAKHAKKAKK, encoded by the coding sequence ATGATTTATAATATTTTACTGACTTTAATATGCTGGTTTATCCAGTTAATTAATGGCCCAACCAAGATTGATATTGATGAGGCCTTCGATCCAGAAGCCAATTACCTAGTAGTTGGCCCTCACCGTTCAATCCTCGATCCAATCTTTATTGCTATGGCATTACGTCCTAGGCAAATGGCGTTTATGGCGAAGAAAGAATTATTAGCCAACAAGTTTTTAACCTGGTTCTTCACAACCATCAACATCATTCCAGTTGACCGTGAAAAACCAAGCGCCTCAACCATTAAACAAGCCGTTCGAACCATCAAAGAAGGCGAGAAATATGTAGGACTTTTCCCAACAGGCTCTCGCTACTCAGATGAAATCAAAGACGGCGCCGTTTCAATGGCCAAGATGGGTAAGGCAGAAATCTTGCCCGTTACCTACCAAGGACCCGTTGGTATCCGTGATTTATTCACTTGGAAAAAGGCCAACCGTGCCAAAGTGCGTGTTGGTAAACCTATTCAATTGCCGGATGTTAAACGATTAAGCGATGAAGACAATAAGGCGATCAATCAAGCCATAAAAGATGCTTTCATCGAAAATGACCGTATTTTAGATCCAAATTATACCTACGATTTAGCCGGTGCAGTCGCTAAGCGTGATGCTAAACACGCTAAAAAAGCCAAAAAATAA
- a CDS encoding ABC transporter ATP-binding protein, with the protein MFSIFKKLGWFFKLRWKSYAFGITALVTCAILSAMTPRIVGNMVDQLSAGSLTGQLLITQTGLILILAIIMYVLRYGWRTIIFGNSTLLESIMRNRLFSHFTKMDATFYHKYRTGDLMAHATNDLAALRFVAGGGILTLTDSISISVVTLFSMFVLIDWQLTLVTILPFPILIVVARVLGRIINKRFRKSLEAFSSLNDEVQENVSGMKVIKTFGEEEDYYQDFVEKTDQVVEMNRKVYQADAAYTPMIEIITGLTYVLTIFFGTYFIQNGRITVGDLIAYISYLSMMAWPLIAVGHLVNTLERGNASWDRVSELLNEQPAIVEADQVITTPIQGDIHFDVQKFAYPDDGRTKLSDTRFHLKEGNMLGVVGRTGSSKTTIFKLLMRDYDQYEGQITYDGKDIKDFSLNTLSSAIGYVPQTNFLFSNTILENIRFGNPNLSEEEVIHYAKVADIHEDIMKFPEGYQTEVGERGVSLSGGQKQRIAIARALAVDPEYLIMDDSLSAVDAQTEENILTNLRQERANKTTIIAAQRLSSVMHAEEIIVMDKGTIIERGKHNELVLEDGWYAHTYNQQQLQRKISEGGDSDGEI; encoded by the coding sequence ATGTTTTCAATTTTTAAAAAATTGGGTTGGTTTTTTAAATTGCGGTGGAAGAGCTATGCCTTTGGGATAACGGCATTGGTTACCTGTGCGATTCTATCAGCTATGACCCCTAGAATTGTAGGGAATATGGTTGACCAGTTGTCAGCAGGCTCTTTAACTGGGCAATTATTAATCACTCAAACAGGCCTTATTTTAATATTGGCTATTATTATGTATGTACTTCGCTACGGTTGGCGGACAATTATTTTTGGAAATTCGACTTTACTAGAATCAATTATGCGTAATCGTTTGTTTAGTCATTTTACAAAAATGGACGCTACCTTTTACCATAAATATCGGACGGGTGACTTGATGGCCCATGCCACAAACGACTTAGCGGCCTTGCGTTTTGTTGCTGGTGGGGGGATTCTGACCTTAACGGATTCTATCTCCATTTCAGTCGTGACCTTGTTCTCTATGTTTGTCTTAATCGACTGGCAATTAACCCTAGTGACTATTCTGCCATTCCCAATTCTAATTGTGGTGGCCCGTGTTCTAGGTCGAATCATTAACAAGCGGTTCCGTAAATCGCTTGAAGCTTTTTCAAGTTTAAATGACGAAGTCCAAGAAAATGTTTCTGGGATGAAAGTCATCAAAACGTTCGGTGAAGAAGAAGACTACTACCAAGACTTCGTTGAAAAAACAGACCAGGTTGTCGAAATGAACCGTAAAGTTTACCAAGCAGATGCGGCTTACACGCCAATGATTGAGATTATCACTGGTTTAACTTATGTATTGACCATCTTCTTTGGGACTTACTTTATCCAAAACGGTCGGATAACAGTCGGTGACTTGATTGCCTACATTTCTTACTTGTCTATGATGGCTTGGCCTTTAATTGCGGTCGGTCACCTAGTCAATACGCTTGAGCGTGGTAACGCATCGTGGGACCGGGTGTCTGAATTATTGAACGAACAGCCGGCTATCGTTGAAGCTGATCAAGTTATTACAACGCCTATTCAAGGGGATATCCATTTTGACGTTCAGAAATTTGCCTACCCAGATGATGGCCGGACGAAATTATCGGATACGCGTTTTCACCTGAAAGAGGGCAATATGCTTGGTGTAGTTGGTCGTACTGGGTCTAGCAAAACGACAATCTTCAAGTTGTTAATGCGTGATTATGACCAATACGAAGGTCAAATTACCTATGACGGCAAAGATATCAAAGATTTCAGTCTAAATACACTATCTTCAGCAATCGGATATGTACCGCAAACGAATTTCCTATTTTCAAATACGATTTTAGAAAACATTCGTTTTGGGAATCCAAACCTATCTGAAGAAGAGGTCATTCACTATGCCAAAGTAGCGGATATCCACGAAGACATCATGAAATTCCCTGAAGGCTACCAAACGGAAGTCGGGGAACGTGGGGTGTCTTTATCAGGAGGGCAAAAACAACGGATTGCTATCGCTCGTGCCTTAGCGGTTGACCCAGAATACTTAATCATGGATGACTCGCTTTCAGCGGTAGACGCGCAAACAGAAGAAAATATCTTGACCAATTTACGGCAAGAACGTGCCAATAAAACAACGATTATTGCAGCTCAACGTCTGTCTTCAGTGATGCATGCAGAAGAAATCATTGTCATGGACAAAGGGACGATTATTGAACGCGGTAAACATAACGAATTAGTCCTTGAAGACGGTTGGTATGCCCATACTTATAACCAACAACAATTACAAAGAAAAATTAGCGAAGGTGGTGATTCTGATGGAGAAATCTAG
- a CDS encoding RluA family pseudouridine synthase, with the protein MTEEKTVFNYTYTGEDGLRLDQFVTNQFTDESRTTIKKWIKDKLVTVNGKVAKASQSLVNGDLIGVEKPAPAEAEEFKPVAEKMSLDIVFEDDDILVVNKPVNLVVHPSVNHPTNTLVNGLLYHVQENGSQLAVGRESFRPGIVHRLDKDTTGLLVVAKSQAALENLTEQVANHQMTRIYSGLVYGEIFEAGGTIDAPIRRHEKDRLKFETNEAGRHAVTHFTVKHRYVGYTLVNFQLETGRTHQIRVHADFINHPIVDDPLYARQYKERFFSDNGQLLHAHRLELDHPVTGEHMAFDAPIPDNFQAVLHQLTFKGV; encoded by the coding sequence TTGACAGAAGAAAAGACAGTATTTAATTATACTTATACGGGTGAGGACGGCTTGCGTTTAGACCAATTCGTCACTAATCAATTTACAGACGAAAGCCGGACTACAATCAAAAAATGGATCAAAGACAAATTGGTCACAGTAAACGGCAAGGTGGCTAAAGCGTCACAATCCTTGGTTAATGGAGATTTAATCGGAGTTGAGAAACCGGCGCCTGCTGAAGCGGAAGAATTTAAACCAGTAGCCGAAAAGATGTCTTTAGATATCGTATTTGAAGATGATGACATTTTAGTGGTCAATAAACCAGTCAATTTGGTCGTGCATCCTTCCGTGAACCATCCAACCAATACCCTAGTGAATGGTTTGTTATACCATGTACAGGAAAATGGGTCGCAACTAGCGGTTGGTCGCGAGTCTTTTAGACCAGGTATCGTCCATCGATTAGACAAGGACACCACCGGATTATTAGTGGTCGCTAAATCACAAGCAGCCCTTGAAAATCTAACTGAACAAGTGGCCAACCACCAAATGACACGAATTTATTCAGGTTTAGTTTATGGCGAAATTTTTGAAGCGGGCGGGACCATTGATGCACCAATCCGCCGTCATGAAAAAGATCGGTTGAAATTTGAAACTAACGAAGCTGGTCGTCATGCAGTTACGCATTTTACGGTCAAACACCGGTACGTTGGCTATACCTTGGTCAACTTCCAACTGGAAACAGGTAGAACCCATCAAATCCGTGTTCACGCTGATTTTATCAACCACCCAATCGTGGATGATCCTTTGTACGCAAGACAATATAAGGAGCGGTTCTTCAGTGATAATGGCCAATTATTACATGCCCACCGCTTAGAATTAGACCACCCGGTAACTGGTGAACACATGGCTTTTGATGCGCCAATTCCTGATAATTTCCAGGCGGTATTGCATCAGTTGACATTTAAGGGTGTATAA